A DNA window from Anaerocolumna sp. AGMB13020 contains the following coding sequences:
- a CDS encoding NADPH-dependent FMN reductase, with translation MRYLAIVGTNSEVSTNRLLLQFMQKHFSPEAEIEVYEIKELPAFMEPEDSEVPEKVAVLSDKILKADGIIIATPEYDHAIPAVLKSALEWISYTSQALTDKPVLIVGASHGTLGSSRAQAHLRQILDSPELAARIMPSSEFLLGKSQSAFDSSGNLIYSDKVSELEEIFREFVLFTDITSRLLKEKVLNKKVKKYTWQEQEDKLQ, from the coding sequence ATGAGATATTTAGCAATCGTAGGCACTAATTCTGAGGTGTCAACGAATCGTTTACTGCTTCAGTTTATGCAAAAGCACTTTTCCCCGGAGGCAGAGATTGAAGTATATGAAATTAAGGAGCTGCCTGCTTTTATGGAGCCAGAGGATTCCGAGGTTCCGGAGAAAGTAGCGGTGTTATCTGATAAAATTTTGAAAGCCGATGGTATTATTATAGCAACGCCAGAGTACGACCATGCAATACCTGCAGTTTTAAAGAGCGCTCTGGAATGGATCAGCTACACGAGTCAGGCACTTACGGATAAGCCTGTTTTAATCGTGGGAGCATCTCATGGTACTCTTGGTTCCTCAAGAGCACAGGCGCATCTCAGGCAGATTCTTGACTCCCCGGAGCTTGCTGCCAGAATTATGCCAAGCAGTGAGTTCCTTTTGGGAAAATCTCAGAGTGCTTTTGATAGTTCCGGAAATCTCATCTATTCAGATAAGGTGTCAGAGCTTGAGGAAATATTCAGAGAGTTTGTTCTCTTTACGGATATCACATCAAGACTTCTCAAAGAGAAAGTTCTGAATAAAAAAGTAAAAAAATATACTTGGCAAGAGCAGGAGGATAAATTACAATGA
- a CDS encoding LysR family transcriptional regulator, with protein MSKTDSQDILFYIDAILKYSNYSKAAKSLYISQPYLTQVIKRVENELNCELITRNKLPYRLTEQGKIYYQYLTSLENNYAKLIREISDISNRDRTVIRIGVLPSLGTYLLPLFLPAFQNLHPNCRIELAEILPEKSEKLTQSNELDFWIGQDSRFISPNLNSVSWGRHRYRAVIPRCCNLYQTDVAVVPEGTIDISELLCQKLILTSKGSAIRKQIDHLLNIYKVEPDIIMESTEINTALKLSTSNMGLTIIPESIYVKESPSDYNIYPIPMDEISLDYFIAYQSERALTSLDNDLIKAFLIPGQNHSITGV; from the coding sequence ATGTCAAAAACCGACTCTCAAGATATCCTATTTTATATTGATGCCATTTTAAAATACAGCAATTACAGCAAGGCTGCGAAATCACTTTATATTTCTCAGCCTTATCTGACACAGGTTATAAAAAGGGTGGAAAATGAGTTAAACTGCGAACTGATCACCCGTAACAAGCTGCCTTATCGATTAACTGAGCAAGGAAAGATCTATTATCAATATCTTACTTCTTTAGAAAATAACTACGCTAAGCTGATTCGTGAAATATCAGATATATCAAATCGTGATAGAACGGTTATTAGGATTGGAGTACTTCCAAGCCTTGGTACCTACCTTTTGCCACTTTTTTTACCTGCATTTCAGAATCTGCATCCAAACTGCAGAATCGAGCTTGCAGAGATTTTACCAGAGAAAAGTGAAAAGCTCACGCAAAGCAATGAATTGGATTTTTGGATAGGACAAGATTCAAGATTCATTTCACCGAACTTAAATTCTGTTAGCTGGGGAAGGCACCGATACCGGGCTGTGATTCCGCGCTGCTGTAATCTCTATCAGACAGATGTAGCCGTTGTTCCTGAAGGAACGATTGACATAAGTGAACTCTTATGCCAAAAGCTGATCCTGACATCCAAAGGCTCCGCTATCCGAAAACAGATCGATCATCTACTAAATATTTATAAGGTGGAACCCGATATCATAATGGAAAGCACTGAGATCAATACTGCACTTAAGCTGTCTACAAGCAATATGGGGCTGACCATTATACCCGAAAGTATCTATGTTAAGGAAAGCCCCTCTGATTATAATATCTACCCCATTCCCATGGATGAAATAAGCTTAGATTATTTTATTGCCTATCAAAGCGAGAGGGCCCTGACCAGCCTTGACAATGATCTGATAAAGGCCTTTTTAATTCCTGGGCAGAACCATTCCATTACAGGAGTATGA
- a CDS encoding FAD:protein FMN transferase: MKEYTKIIYLMGTKISLYIKGGDAEGLAKKAEEMLLHYNEVFSANSDSSQLALLKKTAAAAPQKVDNELYELIKTGKKHSLSEDSFLNIAIGPLIKLWRIGFKEAQVPDKEAISNVLELLKPENIQLDEEEKTIHFLKEGMEIDLGAIAKGYFADKVMELFKNHGAVSAMVDLGGNVLVFGESPSEGGEWNVGIQNPFLPRGNAVALVKIRNQSVVTSGIYERVLEQEGSKYHHIFNSKTGYPIKSNIASLTVVADSSLDCDICTTEMFGLDAATVIHRMNRMSDMGAVVITLDGELACTNNLRGKIIHL, encoded by the coding sequence ATGAAAGAGTATACGAAGATTATTTATCTTATGGGAACTAAAATCTCCCTCTATATTAAGGGTGGCGATGCCGAAGGTCTGGCAAAAAAGGCCGAGGAGATGCTGCTTCATTATAATGAAGTCTTTAGCGCCAACAGTGACAGCTCACAGCTTGCTCTGTTAAAGAAAACAGCTGCAGCAGCCCCTCAGAAGGTGGACAACGAACTGTATGAACTGATAAAAACAGGAAAAAAGCACAGTTTATCTGAAGATAGTTTTTTAAATATAGCAATCGGCCCACTAATAAAATTATGGAGAATCGGTTTTAAGGAGGCACAGGTACCGGACAAAGAAGCAATCAGTAACGTATTGGAACTTTTAAAGCCTGAAAATATACAACTGGATGAGGAGGAAAAAACCATCCATTTCCTAAAAGAAGGCATGGAGATAGACCTTGGCGCTATCGCAAAAGGTTATTTCGCTGATAAAGTAATGGAGTTATTCAAGAATCATGGAGCTGTTTCAGCAATGGTGGACCTGGGCGGCAATGTTCTCGTATTTGGAGAATCTCCTTCCGAAGGCGGCGAGTGGAACGTGGGAATACAAAATCCGTTTTTGCCAAGAGGGAATGCGGTAGCACTTGTTAAAATAAGAAACCAATCGGTGGTAACGTCAGGAATATATGAGAGGGTTCTTGAACAGGAAGGCAGTAAATACCACCATATTTTTAACAGCAAAACAGGCTACCCAATCAAAAGTAACATCGCTTCTTTAACGGTTGTTGCTGACAGCTCACTGGACTGTGATATCTGTACTACTGAAATGTTTGGATTAGATGCTGCTACGGTTATTCACAGAATGAACAGAATGAGTGATATGGGTGCGGTTGTAATCACTTTGGATGGAGAACTGGCCTGCACAAATAATCTCAGAGGGAAGATTATCCATTTATAG
- a CDS encoding LysR family transcriptional regulator, which produces MDLLQIKYFQTVANMEHMTRAAGVLQIAQPALSAMIAKLEEDLGVPLFNRTGRNIVLNEYGKVFLKRANRILKEVEEGRQEISDLSGSETGSVSFATTSLNKEFGSLLGSFACQYPKVNFHITQLGDDREKLHLLDKDEIDFAFINTITEHSNITTMKLAEEDIYLAVSPAHYLASYQTVSFQNLKDEAFIGLKANYSQQEFCDEFYKKNGVEPNIICECSEFTAVINLVEAGLGVSFLPCSEAEKKELPVILLKIEEISYKNILRLAWKKQRYFSKAARNFREYVSQYFNTTI; this is translated from the coding sequence ATGGATTTGCTGCAAATTAAATATTTTCAAACTGTGGCGAATATGGAACATATGACAAGAGCTGCCGGTGTGCTGCAAATTGCGCAGCCTGCCTTAAGTGCCATGATTGCTAAGTTAGAAGAGGACTTGGGGGTTCCTCTGTTTAATAGGACAGGACGTAATATTGTCTTGAATGAATATGGAAAAGTATTTTTAAAACGTGCGAATAGAATACTGAAAGAAGTTGAGGAAGGACGGCAGGAGATATCCGATTTGTCTGGAAGTGAAACGGGTTCTGTTTCTTTTGCAACCACATCTTTGAATAAAGAATTCGGTAGTTTACTAGGAAGCTTTGCATGTCAGTATCCAAAAGTGAATTTTCATATTACACAGTTAGGTGATGATCGGGAAAAGCTTCATCTACTGGATAAAGATGAAATTGATTTTGCTTTTATCAACACCATTACTGAGCACTCTAATATTACTACTATGAAATTGGCAGAGGAAGACATTTATCTGGCAGTTTCACCAGCACACTACCTTGCTAGCTACCAAACAGTTTCTTTTCAGAATTTAAAAGACGAAGCCTTTATCGGCTTAAAAGCTAATTATAGCCAGCAAGAATTTTGTGATGAATTTTACAAAAAGAATGGAGTTGAGCCAAATATCATCTGTGAGTGCAGTGAATTTACAGCGGTTATTAATTTGGTTGAAGCCGGGCTTGGTGTATCTTTTTTACCGTGTTCTGAAGCTGAGAAAAAGGAACTGCCGGTTATTTTACTTAAAATTGAGGAAATCAGTTATAAGAATATTCTGCGACTTGCCTGGAAAAAACAACGTTATTTTTCAAAAGCGGCAAGAAATTTTCGTGAATATGTAAGCCAATATTTCAATACTACAATATAA
- a CDS encoding DJ-1/PfpI family protein: MSCRKIGILLFNEVEVMDFAGPFEVFSITENDAGKAFEVYTIARKKELISTRNGLKVQPDYDFHDAPQLDILIIPGGYGAEVIEIHNQETIDWIRRSFTQVQIMASVCTGAFLLAEAGLLDGKQATTHWMDIDRLEADYPQVRVIRDVKFVDEFPIITSGGISAGINMSFYIVKKLLGLKAAKITAKRMEYDIDLGN, translated from the coding sequence ATGTCTTGCAGAAAAATAGGTATATTGCTTTTTAACGAGGTTGAGGTAATGGACTTTGCGGGTCCGTTTGAGGTGTTTTCTATTACAGAAAACGATGCAGGAAAAGCATTCGAGGTGTATACCATAGCCAGAAAAAAAGAGTTAATCAGCACCCGAAACGGATTAAAGGTTCAACCTGACTATGACTTTCATGATGCGCCTCAATTGGATATTTTAATTATTCCCGGAGGATATGGTGCGGAAGTAATAGAAATTCATAACCAGGAGACCATTGATTGGATAAGAAGAAGCTTTACGCAGGTGCAAATAATGGCATCTGTGTGTACTGGTGCATTTTTATTAGCAGAAGCTGGCTTACTGGATGGAAAACAAGCAACAACACACTGGATGGATATTGATAGATTAGAAGCAGACTATCCACAAGTCAGAGTTATACGTGACGTCAAATTTGTTGACGAATTTCCTATCATTACATCGGGTGGAATATCTGCGGGAATAAATATGTCTTTTTATATTGTAAAAAAATTATTAGGTTTAAAAGCTGCAAAAATCACTGCAAAAAGGATGGAATATGATATTGATTTGGGAAATTAA
- a CDS encoding flavin reductase family protein, giving the protein MRKNIGAKSYVLPQPVFIIAAYDENGIPDAMNSVWGGISNEKEISICISSERKTLKNIMLRGAFTVSMADASFVEACDYVGIETANKVPDKFARAGFHAVKADFVDAPLIEELPFALECKVKSYDAKEWRMIAEIVNISVDENILDEKGAVRLDKFSPLVFDWMSKNYHKIGDKAGNAFRDGLSIKKK; this is encoded by the coding sequence ATGAGAAAAAATATTGGAGCAAAATCTTATGTGTTACCACAACCGGTTTTTATTATTGCAGCATATGACGAAAATGGAATTCCGGATGCCATGAATTCTGTATGGGGTGGTATTAGTAATGAAAAGGAAATTTCGATCTGCATTAGTTCAGAACGAAAAACATTAAAGAATATCATGCTGCGTGGTGCATTTACCGTAAGTATGGCAGATGCGTCTTTTGTTGAGGCCTGCGATTATGTTGGAATTGAAACTGCAAATAAGGTTCCGGATAAATTTGCAAGAGCTGGATTTCATGCAGTTAAGGCTGATTTTGTCGATGCTCCACTGATTGAGGAACTTCCATTTGCGTTAGAGTGTAAAGTAAAAAGTTATGATGCAAAAGAATGGCGCATGATTGCTGAAATCGTGAACATCAGTGTTGATGAGAATATATTGGATGAGAAAGGTGCTGTCAGGCTGGATAAATTTAGTCCGCTTGTGTTTGATTGGATGAGTAAGAATTACCATAAAATCGGAGATAAAGCAGGAAATGCTTTTCGGGATGGACTGAGTATTAAGAAAAAGTAG
- a CDS encoding MarR family winged helix-turn-helix transcriptional regulator, with amino-acid sequence MIYDYYARSAGISYTTLFVLNLISQYEVCTQKIICERTMLPKQTVNNVIKKLIEQGYLQLEEIPDNSKSKRILFTKKGKEFAEPMIKHIQDAENTAMEQLSESHQEELLYIMELYDQAFRKAMEDK; translated from the coding sequence ATGATTTATGATTACTATGCCAGGTCTGCCGGGATTTCCTATACGACATTGTTTGTTTTGAATCTTATTAGTCAGTATGAGGTATGTACGCAGAAGATTATTTGTGAAAGAACAATGCTGCCGAAACAGACAGTGAATAATGTAATTAAGAAGCTAATAGAACAGGGATATCTTCAATTGGAAGAAATACCTGACAATAGCAAATCTAAGCGAATTCTATTTACTAAAAAAGGAAAAGAGTTTGCAGAACCTATGATTAAGCATATACAGGATGCTGAAAATACTGCAATGGAGCAATTATCTGAGAGTCATCAGGAAGAACTTCTTTATATAATGGAACTATATGATCAGGCATTTAGAAAAGCCATGGAAGATAAATAA
- a CDS encoding excinuclease ABC subunit UvrA, with product MSDNYIKVSGARERNLKNINVLIPKKEITVLTGVSGSGKSSLVFDTIAAESQRQLNETYTSFIRHRMPHYGKPDVDNIENLSVAFIINQKRLGGNARSTVGTITDIYSVLRLLFSRIGEPFVGYSDVFSFNNPSGMCEHCEGLGKIETIDIEKLLDKNKSLNEGAIRFPTFEPGGWRLTRYIHSGFFENDKKIKDYSSKELELLLYADGIKVINPTPEWHKTSLYEGLIPRIERSFLKKEDGEKVRYGKEIERFVVKQDCPHCHGTRLNNNVLSCKVNGKNIAECADMQINELLDFVRSIHAPVSATIVSELVNRIQHVVSIGLGYLSLSRETSTLSGGESQRIKMVSQLGSSLTDLTYIFDEPSIGLHPHDISKINELMRLLRDKGNTVLIVEHDPDMIKIADHIIDMGPGAGTYGGEVVYQGNLDGLKTADTLTAKYLSYCPKLKPDTRTQKGWLSIKNATLHNLKNLSVDIPKGVMTVVTGVAGSGKSTLINGVLPRLYPETVFIDQKGIQASKRSNIATFTGIFDIIRKLFAKRNGVNASLFSFNSQGACPACKGLGVIYTDLAFMDTIVTVCEECHGNRYMDEVLACQLRGKSIADVLKMTVTEALDFFQEKEIVTVLKRLSDVGITYVSLGQPLSTLSGGELQRIKLASELENGGQTYVLDEPSTGLHMADIKQLIDIMNRLVEQNSTLIVIEHNLDIICQADWIIDIGPYAGQNGGKIMFTGLPKDLINCPNSLTGKHLKKYITEK from the coding sequence ATGTCTGATAATTATATTAAGGTATCAGGTGCAAGGGAACGAAATCTAAAAAACATAAATGTTTTGATACCAAAAAAAGAAATCACGGTATTAACAGGTGTTTCCGGTTCAGGAAAATCATCTTTGGTATTTGATACAATAGCGGCAGAATCGCAAAGACAATTAAATGAAACCTATACTAGTTTTATCCGTCACCGTATGCCGCACTATGGAAAGCCTGATGTGGACAATATTGAAAATTTGTCCGTGGCCTTTATAATCAATCAAAAACGGTTAGGCGGTAATGCTCGTTCAACGGTTGGGACAATTACAGATATTTATTCCGTATTACGTTTATTGTTTTCCCGAATTGGTGAACCATTTGTAGGTTATTCCGATGTTTTTTCCTTTAATAATCCGTCTGGAATGTGTGAACATTGTGAGGGCTTGGGAAAAATTGAAACCATTGATATTGAAAAGCTGTTAGATAAGAATAAATCCTTAAATGAGGGTGCTATCCGTTTTCCAACTTTTGAACCCGGTGGTTGGCGATTAACCCGCTATATTCATTCAGGCTTTTTTGAAAACGACAAAAAAATTAAGGACTATTCTTCCAAAGAACTGGAGCTGTTACTTTACGCTGATGGAATTAAGGTTATAAATCCTACCCCCGAATGGCATAAAACCTCATTGTATGAGGGTTTAATTCCACGCATTGAACGGAGTTTTCTTAAAAAAGAAGATGGTGAAAAAGTCAGATATGGAAAAGAAATTGAGCGGTTTGTTGTAAAACAGGATTGTCCCCACTGTCATGGAACACGCTTAAATAATAATGTGTTATCTTGCAAAGTGAACGGAAAAAATATTGCAGAATGTGCAGATATGCAAATAAATGAGCTTTTGGATTTTGTCAGGTCTATTCATGCTCCCGTATCCGCTACAATTGTTTCGGAACTTGTGAATAGGATTCAGCACGTAGTATCCATAGGACTGGGCTATTTAAGTTTAAGCAGAGAAACATCTACACTTTCAGGCGGGGAGTCTCAAAGAATTAAAATGGTTAGCCAACTTGGCAGCAGCTTGACTGATCTTACTTACATTTTTGACGAACCTAGTATAGGGCTGCACCCTCATGACATAAGCAAAATTAATGAGCTTATGCGGTTGTTGCGCGATAAAGGGAATACTGTTCTCATCGTAGAGCATGACCCGGATATGATAAAAATTGCAGATCATATTATTGATATGGGACCAGGTGCAGGAACCTACGGAGGGGAAGTAGTATATCAAGGGAATTTAGATGGGCTGAAAACAGCAGATACTCTCACTGCAAAATATTTATCATACTGCCCCAAGCTAAAACCTGATACACGTACCCAGAAAGGCTGGCTTTCCATAAAAAATGCAACCCTGCATAATTTAAAAAACCTTTCAGTTGATATACCAAAAGGGGTAATGACTGTTGTAACCGGGGTTGCCGGCTCAGGAAAAAGTACTCTAATTAATGGAGTATTACCACGGCTGTATCCTGAAACTGTTTTTATTGACCAAAAAGGGATTCAAGCGTCAAAACGTTCCAACATAGCAACTTTTACGGGTATTTTTGACATTATCAGAAAACTATTTGCGAAAAGGAATGGTGTAAACGCCTCTCTATTCAGTTTCAATTCACAAGGTGCTTGCCCTGCCTGCAAAGGTCTAGGCGTTATTTATACAGATTTGGCGTTTATGGATACAATTGTTACGGTATGTGAGGAATGTCATGGAAATCGTTATATGGACGAAGTGCTTGCCTGTCAGCTAAGAGGAAAGAGTATTGCCGATGTTCTTAAAATGACGGTCACAGAAGCCTTAGATTTTTTTCAGGAAAAAGAAATCGTAACGGTACTAAAACGGCTTTCAGACGTTGGTATCACTTATGTTTCTTTAGGACAACCATTAAGCACGCTTTCAGGTGGTGAGTTACAGCGAATTAAGCTTGCTTCCGAACTTGAAAACGGTGGTCAGACTTATGTTTTGGATGAACCGTCAACAGGTTTGCATATGGCTGATATAAAACAATTGATTGATATAATGAATCGCCTTGTAGAACAAAATTCCACTCTTATTGTAATAGAACACAATTTGGATATTATCTGTCAGGCAGATTGGATTATTGACATTGGTCCCTATGCCGGGCAGAATGGTGGTAAGATTATGTTTACAGGATTACCGAAAGATTTAATCAACTGTCCAAATTCTTTAACTGGAAAGCACCTGAAAAAGTATATTACTGAAAAATAG
- a CDS encoding MarR family winged helix-turn-helix transcriptional regulator produces the protein MAIKELEESYIPFQCMIVSDSNRFNVEGVSTAQYYILDTLHKQGAKTTKELAEMRGISQSGISKLTKRLLEKKYIMQQRQTDDRRSYNIMLTKEGKAFLNRVEDFGNEIMKLIEEALTEEEVHAFSTMCKRITNLYAEKQ, from the coding sequence ATGGCTATAAAAGAGTTAGAGGAAAGTTATATTCCCTTTCAATGCATGATTGTATCAGATTCAAATCGGTTCAATGTTGAAGGTGTTTCAACGGCACAATACTATATACTCGATACCTTGCATAAGCAGGGGGCGAAAACCACAAAAGAACTTGCTGAAATGAGAGGTATCTCACAATCTGGCATTTCAAAATTAACAAAGCGTTTACTGGAAAAGAAGTATATTATGCAGCAAAGGCAGACGGATGACCGCCGTTCTTACAATATTATGCTTACCAAAGAGGGGAAAGCTTTCTTAAATCGTGTTGAGGATTTTGGAAATGAAATTATGAAGCTAATCGAAGAAGCATTAACAGAAGAAGAAGTACATGCTTTTTCAACGATGTGCAAAAGGATTACAAACTTATACGCAGAAAAGCAATAG
- a CDS encoding putative quinol monooxygenase, whose protein sequence is MIKVIVPSIIKENHLSDALQLYELLVKETVKEQGCISYELFQALDDPNSLTLIEEWEDEQALHRHTKTPHFINLVGKLAEYEQELPIHICKKLF, encoded by the coding sequence ATGATAAAAGTAATAGTACCAAGTATTATAAAAGAAAACCACCTATCGGATGCTCTACAACTTTATGAGCTGTTGGTAAAGGAAACCGTAAAAGAACAGGGATGCATTTCTTATGAACTGTTTCAGGCGCTTGATGATCCCAATAGCTTAACTTTGATTGAAGAATGGGAAGATGAACAAGCGTTACATCGCCACACAAAGACACCTCATTTTATTAATTTGGTCGGAAAACTTGCGGAGTATGAGCAGGAGCTCCCTATTCATATCTGCAAGAAATTGTTTTAG
- a CDS encoding alpha/beta fold hydrolase, translating into MIKKLIKIVKWFGIIFMLLIIAGLCFPTWTPKISNENSISELRKIKINETDIEVMIRGCNRNNPVIVFVHGGPCCSEIPYIRGYQDLLEKEFTIVHYDQRGSGKSYKFGTDYSDVTSTTHVDDLIALTEYIKQYLHQEQVILIGHSYGTYIATMAAAKEPELFYAYIGIGQMSNTIESELDGLNKCIEAAIEAGNTEDVAYLSDLESSISKGNQITPRNYVRKYGFAARNINENSDYLKGFLFGSEYNLLDAIRFYTASGKYQEALIMEALINPITDIVTEIDIPVYFVMGKYDCMTSPEAAEVYLNKLNGQAPHEMILFENSAHYPQLEEKERFYDWMCSTFAK; encoded by the coding sequence ATGATTAAGAAATTAATTAAAATTGTAAAATGGTTTGGAATTATATTTATGCTTTTGATCATTGCAGGACTATGCTTTCCTACATGGACTCCTAAGATATCTAATGAAAATAGTATTAGCGAATTGCGAAAAATTAAGATTAACGAAACAGACATTGAGGTTATGATACGTGGGTGCAACCGTAATAATCCAGTTATTGTATTTGTACATGGGGGACCATGTTGTTCGGAAATCCCGTATATAAGAGGATATCAGGATTTGCTGGAAAAGGAGTTTACTATTGTCCATTACGATCAACGAGGAAGTGGAAAATCGTATAAGTTCGGGACTGACTATTCTGATGTAACTTCTACTACGCATGTAGATGATTTAATTGCTCTTACAGAGTATATCAAGCAGTATTTGCATCAGGAACAAGTGATTTTGATCGGCCATTCCTATGGAACTTACATTGCCACAATGGCTGCGGCTAAAGAACCAGAATTGTTTTATGCGTATATAGGAATAGGCCAAATGTCAAACACTATTGAAAGCGAGCTGGATGGATTAAATAAATGTATTGAAGCTGCTATAGAGGCGGGAAATACAGAAGATGTAGCCTATTTAAGTGACTTGGAAAGTTCAATATCAAAAGGTAATCAAATTACACCACGTAATTATGTACGAAAATATGGATTTGCTGCCCGCAATATCAATGAAAACTCAGATTATTTAAAGGGTTTTCTCTTTGGCAGCGAGTATAATTTGCTTGATGCAATTCGATTTTACACAGCATCAGGCAAATATCAAGAGGCACTAATTATGGAAGCACTGATAAATCCCATTACTGATATTGTGACTGAGATAGATATACCTGTTTATTTTGTAATGGGTAAATATGATTGTATGACTTCACCGGAGGCCGCAGAGGTATACCTGAATAAGCTAAACGGACAAGCTCCACATGAGATGATACTATTCGAGAATTCAGCACATTATCCGCAATTAGAAGAGAAGGAAAGATTCTATGATTGGATGTGCAGTACGTTTGCTAAGTGA
- a CDS encoding GNAT family N-acetyltransferase, with translation MEIIKVIERTPLLLQQLLEIWEKSVKATHLFLSDDEIQNIKEYVPQALREIPHLIVGENENSVPIAFMGIHGQKLEMLFIAVEERGKGLGKKLLRYGIENFEVNELTVNEQNPLAKGFYEYMGFQVYKRTDSDEQGNPYPLLYMKLN, from the coding sequence ATGGAAATAATTAAAGTAATAGAAAGAACCCCATTGCTACTGCAGCAACTATTAGAGATATGGGAAAAGTCTGTAAAAGCGACACATCTGTTTTTGTCAGACGACGAAATACAAAATATTAAAGAATATGTTCCTCAAGCGTTAAGGGAGATACCGCATTTGATTGTAGGTGAGAATGAAAATTCAGTTCCGATTGCCTTTATGGGAATTCATGGACAGAAGCTTGAAATGCTGTTTATCGCAGTGGAAGAAAGAGGGAAAGGCCTTGGGAAGAAGTTGCTTAGATATGGAATTGAAAATTTTGAAGTGAATGAGTTGACGGTGAATGAGCAAAATCCTCTTGCCAAAGGTTTTTATGAATACATGGGATTTCAAGTCTATAAAAGAACTGATAGTGACGAACAAGGGAATCCATACCCGCTCTTATACATGAAATTAAATTAA